One genomic window of Camelina sativa cultivar DH55 chromosome 5, Cs, whole genome shotgun sequence includes the following:
- the LOC104785820 gene encoding putative white-brown complex homolog protein 30 isoform X1 produces the protein MRVRVDVCRTQHILLFFVFLLSFISFALCLDGDDYSKTGNPKVLVSVTNLIYSRLQNLKNVLKADVDRDLGYCIKNLKNDWNEAFNFDKNLDFLSNCVKRTDGDLTIRLCTAAEIKFYFNSFVRRDEATTVHVRPNINCNLAKWVSGCEPGWSCNADDDKKFDLNNGKVLPSRTRKCQPCCEGFFCPQGLACMIPCPLGAYCPLAKLNKTTGICEPYNYQIPPGKVNHTCGSADSWVDAESSGDMFCSPGSYCPTTIRKVTCSSGHYCRQGSTSQKPCFKLATCNPNTANQNIHAYGAILIASLSLVMIMVYNCSDQVLATREKRQAKSREAAARHAKETTQARERWKTAKDVAKNQKLGLSAQLSQTFSRMKSARKDAAPAKASGKSKDKKKEASNLTKMMKSMEENSSNNEGFNVGTGSKHGKKPQAPKGKQLHTQSQIFKYAYGQIEKEKAMEQNNKNLTFSGVISMATDTDMRTRPVIEVAFKDLTLTLKGKHKHILRSVTGKIMPGRVSAVMGPSGAGKTTFLSALAGKTTGCTRTGLILINGKNESINSYKKITGFVPQDDVVHGNLTVEENLRFSARCRLSAYMSKADKVLIIERVIESLGLQHVRDSLVGTVEKRGISGGQRKRVNVGVEMVMEPSLLILDEPTTGLDSASSQLLLRALRREALEGVNICMVVHQPSYTMYKMFDDMIILAKGGLTVYHGSVKKIEEYFADIGITVPDRVNPPDHYIDILEGIVKPDGDITVEQLPVRWMLHNGYPVPHDMLKLCDGLPSSSSGSAQDESSHNSFTQDESSHNSFSNDLWQDVKTNVEITKDQLQQNYSNSHDNSDRVTPTVGRQYRYFVGRVGKQRLREARLQALDFLILLVAGACLGTLAKVNDETIDTLGYTYTIIAVSLLCKISALRSFSVDKIQYWRESAAGISSLAHFMAKDTMDHLNTFLKPLVYLSMFYFFNNPRSSFEDNYIVLVCLVYCVTGMAYVFAILYSASAAQLLSVLVPVVMTLIANQDKESMVLKYLGSFCYPKWTLEAFVLSNAQRYSGVWVVTRCSSLSQNGYDLSDWILCLIVLILMGLICRFIAYFCMVTFQKK, from the exons ATGAGAGTTAGGGTTGATGTTTGTCGGACACAACACATCttattgttctttgtttttttgttgagttttataTCTTTTGCATTATGCCTGGATGGAGATGATTATAGCAAGACAGGGAACCCTAAAGTTCTTGTTTCCGTTACAAACCTTATATATAGTCGACTTCAGAATCTAAAGAACGTCTTAAAGGCTGACGTTGATCGAGATTTAGGATATTGCATCAAAAATTT GAAGAACGATTGGAATGAAGCATTTAACTTTGATAAAAATCTTGACTTCTTAAGCAATTGTGTCAAAAGAACTGATG GTGACCTCACAATTAGACTATGTACAGCTGCTGAGATAAAGTTCTACTTCAATAGTTTTGTTAGAAGAGATGAAGCAACAACGGTTCATGTAAGGCCTAACATCAACTGCAATTTAGCTAAATGGGTTTCTGGATGTGAGCCAGGATGGAGTTGCAATGCGGATGACGATAAAAAATTTGATCTCAACAATGGAAAAGTTCTTCCCTCTAGAACTCGTAAATGTCAACCCTGTTGTGAGGGTTTCTTTTGTCCACAAGGTCTTGCTTGCATGATAC CGTGTCCATTAGGCGCATATTGCCCGCTTGCCAAGCTTAATAAAACAACGGGAATTTGCGAGCC ATATAATTACCAGATTCCTCCGGGAAAAGTGAACCATACATGTGGTTCAGCAGATAGTTGGGTTGATGCCGAGAGTAGTGGTGATATGTTTTGTTCTCCAGGTTCATATTGCCCAACAACCATTCGAAAGGTCACTTGTAGTAGTGG GCATTACTGCAGGCAAGGTTCTACTTCACAAAAAC catgtttcaagCTCGCAACATGTAATCCGAATACCGCAAACCAAAATATTCATGCCTATGGAGCTATCTTAATT GCATCACTAAGTCTTGTGATGATCATGGTTTATAACTGTTCTGATCAAGTTCTTGCCACTCGAGAGAAAAGGCAAGCAAAATCAAGAGAAGCTGCAGCAAGACACgcaaaagaaacaacacaagCTCGAGAAAGGTGGAAAACTGCAAAAGATGTTGCCAAGAACCAAAAGTTGGGATTGTCTGCACAACTATCTCAGACATTTTCTCGCATGAAGTCTGCTAGGAAGGATGCCGCACCAGCTAAAGCTTCTGGAAAgtcaaaagacaagaaaaaagaagcaagTAATTTAACCAAGATGATGAAATCAATGGAGGAGAACTCGAGTAACAACGAAGGGTTTAACGTAGGAACTGGTAGTAAGCATGGGAAGAAGCCACAAGCTCCAAAGGGTAAACAACTACATACTCAAAGCCAGATTTTTAAGTATGCATATGGTCAGATTGAGAAGGAGAAAGCTATGgagcaaaacaataaaaacttgaCATTCTCTGGAGTCATTTCGATGGCCACTGACACTGATATGAGGACTAGACCTGTTATAGAAGTTGCGTTTAAAGACTTAACTCTTACATTGAAGGGTAAACATAAGCATATATTGAGATCTGTTACGGGAAAGATCATGCCCGGTCGTGTCTCTGCCGTCATGGGTCCATCAGGAGCTGGGAAAACTACATTTCTTTCTGCCTTGGCAGGAAAAACAACTGGATGTACGAGGACTGGTCTTATCCTCATAAATGGTAAAAATGAATCCATAAACTCATACAAGAAGATAACTGGATTTGTTCCACAAGATGATGTTGTGCATGGGAATCTTACCGTCGAGGAGAACCTTCGGTTTAGCGCAAGATGCAG ATTAAGTGCTTATATGTCAAAAGCAGACAAAGTGTTGATCATTGAAAGAGTGATTGAAAGCTTAGGACTACAACATGTAAGAGACTCGTTGGTTGGTACGGTAGAGAAAAGAGGAATCTCTGGAGGACAGAGGAAACGAGTGAACGTTGGTGTTGAAATGGTCATGGAACCTTCTCTACTGATATTAGATGAACCCACTACAGGTTTAGATAGTGCATCATCACAGTTACTTCTTAGAGCACTTCGACGTGAAGCACTTGAAGGAGTTAACATATGTATGGTCGTGCATCAACCCAG TTATACGATGTACAAAATGTTCGATGATATGATAATACTAGCAAAAGGTGGTCTTACCGTGTACCATGGATCTGTCAAAAAAATCGAAGAATATTTTGCTGACATTGGGATCACCGTACCTGATCGTGTCAATCCTCCTGATCATTATATAGATATTCTTGAAGGCATAGTGAAACCAGATGGTGATATAACAGTAGAGCAGCTTCCTGTGAGATGGATGTTACACAATGGTTACCCTGTGCCTCATGATATGTTGAAGCTTTGTGATGGACtcccttcatcatcatctggaTCAGCTCAAGATGAATCCTCTCATAATTCTTTTA CTCAAGATGAATCCTCTCATAATTCTTTTAGTAATGATCTATGGCAAGATGTGAAAACTAATGTGGAGATCACGAAAGATCAGTTGCAACAAAATTACTCGAACTCTCATGACAATTCTGATCGAGTAACTCCTACAGTAGGTCGAcaatatagatattttgttgGAAG GGTTGGCAAACAAAGACTTAGAGAAGCAAGACTACAAGCGTTAgatttcttaatattattagtTGCAGGAGCTTGTTTAGGAACTCTTGCTAAAGTGAACGACGAGACCATTGATACACTTGGCTACACATATACGATTATAGCCGTCT CTCTTTTGTGTAAGATCTCAGCGTTGAGATCTTTCTCTGTGGATAAAATACAATATTGGAGAGAAAGTGCCGCTGGAATCAGCAGTTTGGCACATTTTATGGCTAAAGACACAATGGATCATTTGAACACATTTTTGAAACCTTTAGTGTACTTGTCCATGTTCTACTTCTTCAACAACCCGAGATCTAGTTTCGAAGACAACTACATTGTTCTAGTCTGCTTGGTCTACTGCGTTACGGGCATGGCTTATGTATTTGCCATATTGTATAGTGCTAGTGCAGCCCAACTG TTGTCCGTGTTAGTACCCGTTGTAATGACTCTCATCGCGAATCAAGATAAAGAAAGCATGGTTCTTAAGTATCTCGGAAGCTTTTGCTACCCCAAATGGACTCTTGAAGCTTTTGTGCTTTCAAACGCTCAAAG gtaCTCTGGAGTATGGGTGGTGACGCGATGCAGCTCACTGTCACAAAACGGATATGATCTTAGTGATTGGATATTATGTCTCATTGTTCTCATTCTCATGGGACTAATTTGCCGATTCATAGCTTATTTCTGCATGGTTACATTCcagaaaaaataa
- the LOC104785820 gene encoding putative white-brown complex homolog protein 30 isoform X2 gives MRVRVDVCRTQHILLFFVFLLSFISFALCLDGDDYSKTGNPKVLVSVTNLIYSRLQNLKNVLKADVDRDLGYCIKNLKNDWNEAFNFDKNLDFLSNCVKRTDGDLTIRLCTAAEIKFYFNSFVRRDEATTVHVRPNINCNLAKWVSGCEPGWSCNADDDKKFDLNNGKVLPSRTRKCQPCCEGFFCPQGLACMIPCPLGAYCPLAKLNKTTGICEPYNYQIPPGKVNHTCGSADSWVDAESSGDMFCSPGSYCPTTIRKVTCSSGHYCRQGSTSQKPCFKLATCNPNTANQNIHAYGAILIASLSLVMIMVYNCSDQVLATREKRQAKSREAAARHAKETTQARERWKTAKDVAKNQKLGLSAQLSQTFSRMKSARKDAAPAKASGKSKDKKKEASNLTKMMKSMEENSSNNEGFNVGTGSKHGKKPQAPKGKQLHTQSQIFKYAYGQIEKEKAMEQNNKNLTFSGVISMATDTDMRTRPVIEVAFKDLTLTLKGKHKHILRSVTGKIMPGRVSAVMGPSGAGKTTFLSALAGKTTGCTRTGLILINGKNESINSYKKITGFVPQDDVVHGNLTVEENLRFSARCRLSAYMSKADKVLIIERVIESLGLQHVRDSLVGTVEKRGISGGQRKRVNVGVEMVMEPSLLILDEPTTGLDSASSQLLLRALRREALEGVNICMVVHQPSYTMYKMFDDMIILAKGGLTVYHGSVKKIEEYFADIGITVPDRVNPPDHYIDILEGIVKPDGDITVEQLPVRWMLHNGYPVPHDMLKLCDGLPSSSSGSAQDESSHNSFSNDLWQDVKTNVEITKDQLQQNYSNSHDNSDRVTPTVGRQYRYFVGRVGKQRLREARLQALDFLILLVAGACLGTLAKVNDETIDTLGYTYTIIAVSLLCKISALRSFSVDKIQYWRESAAGISSLAHFMAKDTMDHLNTFLKPLVYLSMFYFFNNPRSSFEDNYIVLVCLVYCVTGMAYVFAILYSASAAQLLSVLVPVVMTLIANQDKESMVLKYLGSFCYPKWTLEAFVLSNAQRYSGVWVVTRCSSLSQNGYDLSDWILCLIVLILMGLICRFIAYFCMVTFQKK, from the exons ATGAGAGTTAGGGTTGATGTTTGTCGGACACAACACATCttattgttctttgtttttttgttgagttttataTCTTTTGCATTATGCCTGGATGGAGATGATTATAGCAAGACAGGGAACCCTAAAGTTCTTGTTTCCGTTACAAACCTTATATATAGTCGACTTCAGAATCTAAAGAACGTCTTAAAGGCTGACGTTGATCGAGATTTAGGATATTGCATCAAAAATTT GAAGAACGATTGGAATGAAGCATTTAACTTTGATAAAAATCTTGACTTCTTAAGCAATTGTGTCAAAAGAACTGATG GTGACCTCACAATTAGACTATGTACAGCTGCTGAGATAAAGTTCTACTTCAATAGTTTTGTTAGAAGAGATGAAGCAACAACGGTTCATGTAAGGCCTAACATCAACTGCAATTTAGCTAAATGGGTTTCTGGATGTGAGCCAGGATGGAGTTGCAATGCGGATGACGATAAAAAATTTGATCTCAACAATGGAAAAGTTCTTCCCTCTAGAACTCGTAAATGTCAACCCTGTTGTGAGGGTTTCTTTTGTCCACAAGGTCTTGCTTGCATGATAC CGTGTCCATTAGGCGCATATTGCCCGCTTGCCAAGCTTAATAAAACAACGGGAATTTGCGAGCC ATATAATTACCAGATTCCTCCGGGAAAAGTGAACCATACATGTGGTTCAGCAGATAGTTGGGTTGATGCCGAGAGTAGTGGTGATATGTTTTGTTCTCCAGGTTCATATTGCCCAACAACCATTCGAAAGGTCACTTGTAGTAGTGG GCATTACTGCAGGCAAGGTTCTACTTCACAAAAAC catgtttcaagCTCGCAACATGTAATCCGAATACCGCAAACCAAAATATTCATGCCTATGGAGCTATCTTAATT GCATCACTAAGTCTTGTGATGATCATGGTTTATAACTGTTCTGATCAAGTTCTTGCCACTCGAGAGAAAAGGCAAGCAAAATCAAGAGAAGCTGCAGCAAGACACgcaaaagaaacaacacaagCTCGAGAAAGGTGGAAAACTGCAAAAGATGTTGCCAAGAACCAAAAGTTGGGATTGTCTGCACAACTATCTCAGACATTTTCTCGCATGAAGTCTGCTAGGAAGGATGCCGCACCAGCTAAAGCTTCTGGAAAgtcaaaagacaagaaaaaagaagcaagTAATTTAACCAAGATGATGAAATCAATGGAGGAGAACTCGAGTAACAACGAAGGGTTTAACGTAGGAACTGGTAGTAAGCATGGGAAGAAGCCACAAGCTCCAAAGGGTAAACAACTACATACTCAAAGCCAGATTTTTAAGTATGCATATGGTCAGATTGAGAAGGAGAAAGCTATGgagcaaaacaataaaaacttgaCATTCTCTGGAGTCATTTCGATGGCCACTGACACTGATATGAGGACTAGACCTGTTATAGAAGTTGCGTTTAAAGACTTAACTCTTACATTGAAGGGTAAACATAAGCATATATTGAGATCTGTTACGGGAAAGATCATGCCCGGTCGTGTCTCTGCCGTCATGGGTCCATCAGGAGCTGGGAAAACTACATTTCTTTCTGCCTTGGCAGGAAAAACAACTGGATGTACGAGGACTGGTCTTATCCTCATAAATGGTAAAAATGAATCCATAAACTCATACAAGAAGATAACTGGATTTGTTCCACAAGATGATGTTGTGCATGGGAATCTTACCGTCGAGGAGAACCTTCGGTTTAGCGCAAGATGCAG ATTAAGTGCTTATATGTCAAAAGCAGACAAAGTGTTGATCATTGAAAGAGTGATTGAAAGCTTAGGACTACAACATGTAAGAGACTCGTTGGTTGGTACGGTAGAGAAAAGAGGAATCTCTGGAGGACAGAGGAAACGAGTGAACGTTGGTGTTGAAATGGTCATGGAACCTTCTCTACTGATATTAGATGAACCCACTACAGGTTTAGATAGTGCATCATCACAGTTACTTCTTAGAGCACTTCGACGTGAAGCACTTGAAGGAGTTAACATATGTATGGTCGTGCATCAACCCAG TTATACGATGTACAAAATGTTCGATGATATGATAATACTAGCAAAAGGTGGTCTTACCGTGTACCATGGATCTGTCAAAAAAATCGAAGAATATTTTGCTGACATTGGGATCACCGTACCTGATCGTGTCAATCCTCCTGATCATTATATAGATATTCTTGAAGGCATAGTGAAACCAGATGGTGATATAACAGTAGAGCAGCTTCCTGTGAGATGGATGTTACACAATGGTTACCCTGTGCCTCATGATATGTTGAAGCTTTGTGATGGACtcccttcatcatcatctggaTCAGCTCAAGATGAATCCTCTCATAATTCTTTTAGTAATGATCTATGGCAAGATGTGAAAACTAATGTGGAGATCACGAAAGATCAGTTGCAACAAAATTACTCGAACTCTCATGACAATTCTGATCGAGTAACTCCTACAGTAGGTCGAcaatatagatattttgttgGAAG GGTTGGCAAACAAAGACTTAGAGAAGCAAGACTACAAGCGTTAgatttcttaatattattagtTGCAGGAGCTTGTTTAGGAACTCTTGCTAAAGTGAACGACGAGACCATTGATACACTTGGCTACACATATACGATTATAGCCGTCT CTCTTTTGTGTAAGATCTCAGCGTTGAGATCTTTCTCTGTGGATAAAATACAATATTGGAGAGAAAGTGCCGCTGGAATCAGCAGTTTGGCACATTTTATGGCTAAAGACACAATGGATCATTTGAACACATTTTTGAAACCTTTAGTGTACTTGTCCATGTTCTACTTCTTCAACAACCCGAGATCTAGTTTCGAAGACAACTACATTGTTCTAGTCTGCTTGGTCTACTGCGTTACGGGCATGGCTTATGTATTTGCCATATTGTATAGTGCTAGTGCAGCCCAACTG TTGTCCGTGTTAGTACCCGTTGTAATGACTCTCATCGCGAATCAAGATAAAGAAAGCATGGTTCTTAAGTATCTCGGAAGCTTTTGCTACCCCAAATGGACTCTTGAAGCTTTTGTGCTTTCAAACGCTCAAAG gtaCTCTGGAGTATGGGTGGTGACGCGATGCAGCTCACTGTCACAAAACGGATATGATCTTAGTGATTGGATATTATGTCTCATTGTTCTCATTCTCATGGGACTAATTTGCCGATTCATAGCTTATTTCTGCATGGTTACATTCcagaaaaaataa
- the LOC104785822 gene encoding RNA polymerase sigma factor sigF, chloroplastic isoform X1 has protein sequence MEATRNLVSSSSPPFQTKTHLKNYSSPSSVVMLHEQTATPVVNSRHLNSLSRHFPASVLSQEPREESRPLSHAFREDRTSQLTLERRQFDELVSSREDEKFEQQLIQSAGLWNLLISPITTAEKQLPAVVSPLPDAELCDVVALAQKALSASKQAALLADDTEANQSDNTGDSLSTSSSMSLPEKGTIVRSKRLLERRAKNRKAPKSNDVDDEGYVPQKLNAKKKYRQGVDSDDALQLFLWGPETKQLLTAKEEAELISHIQHLLKLEKVKTKLESQNGCEPTIGEWAEAMGLSSPVLKSEIHRGRSSREKLITANLRLVVHIAKQYQNRGLNFQDLLQEGSMGLMKSVEKFKPQSGCRFATYAYWWIRQSIRKSIFQNSRTIRLPENVYMLLGKVSEARKTCVQEGNYRPSKEQLAGHVGVSKEKLDKLLYNTRTPLSMQQPIWADQDTTFQEVTPDSGIETPTISVGKQLMRNHVRNLLNVLSPKERRIIKLRFGIDGGKQRSLSEIGEIYGLSKERVRQLESRALYRLKQNMSSHGLHAYSDLLI, from the exons ATGGAAGCTACGAGGaacttggtttcttcttcatctcctccgtTTCAGACAAAGACCCATCTCAAGAActactcttctccttcctctg TAGTGATGCTTCATGAGCAAACAGCAACTCCTGTAGTTAACTCACGTCATCTCAATTCTTTATCTCGACATTTTCCTGCGTCGGTTCTCTCACAGGAGCCACGGGAAGAGTCTAGACCTCTCTCACATGCCTTTAGAGAAGACAGAACCTCCCAG TTGACTCTGGAGAGGAGACAGTTTGATGAATTGGTTTCATCTCGTGAAGATGAGAAATTTGAACAGCAACTCATTCAATCTGCTGGTTTATGGAATTT attGATATCTCCTATAACAACAGCTGAAAAGCAATTGCCTGCAGTTGTATCTCCCTTACCTGATGCAGAGCTTTGTGATGTGGTTGCACTAGCTCAGAAGGCTTTATCAGCTTCAAAACAAGCTGCATTGTTAGCTGACGACACTGAAGCAAATCAATCTGACAACACTGGCGATTCTCTCTCCACTAG CTCCTCCATGTCCTTACCGGAAAAGGGAACCATAGTAAGGTCGAAGCGGCTGCTAGAGAGACGAGCAAAGAACAGAAAGGCTCCGAAATCAAATGATGTGGATGACGAGGGTTATGTTCCTCAGAAACTTAATGCCAAGAAAAAGTATAGACAAGGGGTTGATTCTGATGATGCGCTTCAGCTCTTCTTGTGGGGACCTGAGACTAAACAACTTCTGACTGCTAAAGAGGAAGCTGAGCTGATATCACATATACAG CATTTGTTAAAGTTGGAGAAGGTAAAGACTAAACTTGAATCTCAAAACGGCTGTGAACCAACAATAGGTGAGTGGGCTGAAGCTATGGGGCTAAGTTCCCCTGTCTTGAAATCTGAAATCCACCGTGGTAGAAGCAGCCGAGAAAAGCTGATTACAGCAAACCTTCGACTGGTTGTCCATATAGCAAAACAATATCAGAATCGTGGACTCAACTTTCAGGACTTATTGCAG GAAGGAAGTATGGGGCTAATGAAGAGTGTAGAGAAGTTCAAACCGCAATCCGGATGCAGATTCGCTACTTACGCCTACTGGTGGATTCGGCAATCCATAAGAAAGTCTATATTTCAAAACTCCAGGACAATCCGTTTGCCG GAGAACGTATACATGCTACTGGGAAAAGTATCCGAAGCCAGAAAAACATGCGTGCAGGAAGGAAACTACCGTCCAAGTAAAGAGCAACTTGCAGGCCACGTTGGGGTTTCAAAAGAGAAACTTGATAAACTCTTGTACAATACAAGAACACCTCTTTCAATGCAACAACCAATTTGGGCTGATCAAGACACCACTTTTCAG GAAGTAACACCAGACAGTGGGATTGAGACACCGACGATTAGCGTGGGAAAGCAGTTGATGAGGAACCATGTAAGGAATCTCCTCAATGTACTAAGTCCGAAGGAGAGAAGGATCATTAAGCTGAGATTTGGGATTGATGGAGGGAAACAGAGGTCATTGTCGGAAATAGGAGAGATTTACGGACTGTCGAAGGAGAGGGTAAGACAGCTAGAGAGCCGGGCATTGTACAGGCTTAAACAGAACATGAGCAGTCATGGACTCCATGCTTATTCTGATTTGCTTATCTAG
- the LOC104785822 gene encoding RNA polymerase sigma factor sigF, chloroplastic isoform X2, which produces MEATRNLVSSSSPPFQTKTHLKNYSSPSSVMLHEQTATPVVNSRHLNSLSRHFPASVLSQEPREESRPLSHAFREDRTSQLTLERRQFDELVSSREDEKFEQQLIQSAGLWNLLISPITTAEKQLPAVVSPLPDAELCDVVALAQKALSASKQAALLADDTEANQSDNTGDSLSTSSSMSLPEKGTIVRSKRLLERRAKNRKAPKSNDVDDEGYVPQKLNAKKKYRQGVDSDDALQLFLWGPETKQLLTAKEEAELISHIQHLLKLEKVKTKLESQNGCEPTIGEWAEAMGLSSPVLKSEIHRGRSSREKLITANLRLVVHIAKQYQNRGLNFQDLLQEGSMGLMKSVEKFKPQSGCRFATYAYWWIRQSIRKSIFQNSRTIRLPENVYMLLGKVSEARKTCVQEGNYRPSKEQLAGHVGVSKEKLDKLLYNTRTPLSMQQPIWADQDTTFQEVTPDSGIETPTISVGKQLMRNHVRNLLNVLSPKERRIIKLRFGIDGGKQRSLSEIGEIYGLSKERVRQLESRALYRLKQNMSSHGLHAYSDLLI; this is translated from the exons ATGGAAGCTACGAGGaacttggtttcttcttcatctcctccgtTTCAGACAAAGACCCATCTCAAGAActactcttctccttcctctg TGATGCTTCATGAGCAAACAGCAACTCCTGTAGTTAACTCACGTCATCTCAATTCTTTATCTCGACATTTTCCTGCGTCGGTTCTCTCACAGGAGCCACGGGAAGAGTCTAGACCTCTCTCACATGCCTTTAGAGAAGACAGAACCTCCCAG TTGACTCTGGAGAGGAGACAGTTTGATGAATTGGTTTCATCTCGTGAAGATGAGAAATTTGAACAGCAACTCATTCAATCTGCTGGTTTATGGAATTT attGATATCTCCTATAACAACAGCTGAAAAGCAATTGCCTGCAGTTGTATCTCCCTTACCTGATGCAGAGCTTTGTGATGTGGTTGCACTAGCTCAGAAGGCTTTATCAGCTTCAAAACAAGCTGCATTGTTAGCTGACGACACTGAAGCAAATCAATCTGACAACACTGGCGATTCTCTCTCCACTAG CTCCTCCATGTCCTTACCGGAAAAGGGAACCATAGTAAGGTCGAAGCGGCTGCTAGAGAGACGAGCAAAGAACAGAAAGGCTCCGAAATCAAATGATGTGGATGACGAGGGTTATGTTCCTCAGAAACTTAATGCCAAGAAAAAGTATAGACAAGGGGTTGATTCTGATGATGCGCTTCAGCTCTTCTTGTGGGGACCTGAGACTAAACAACTTCTGACTGCTAAAGAGGAAGCTGAGCTGATATCACATATACAG CATTTGTTAAAGTTGGAGAAGGTAAAGACTAAACTTGAATCTCAAAACGGCTGTGAACCAACAATAGGTGAGTGGGCTGAAGCTATGGGGCTAAGTTCCCCTGTCTTGAAATCTGAAATCCACCGTGGTAGAAGCAGCCGAGAAAAGCTGATTACAGCAAACCTTCGACTGGTTGTCCATATAGCAAAACAATATCAGAATCGTGGACTCAACTTTCAGGACTTATTGCAG GAAGGAAGTATGGGGCTAATGAAGAGTGTAGAGAAGTTCAAACCGCAATCCGGATGCAGATTCGCTACTTACGCCTACTGGTGGATTCGGCAATCCATAAGAAAGTCTATATTTCAAAACTCCAGGACAATCCGTTTGCCG GAGAACGTATACATGCTACTGGGAAAAGTATCCGAAGCCAGAAAAACATGCGTGCAGGAAGGAAACTACCGTCCAAGTAAAGAGCAACTTGCAGGCCACGTTGGGGTTTCAAAAGAGAAACTTGATAAACTCTTGTACAATACAAGAACACCTCTTTCAATGCAACAACCAATTTGGGCTGATCAAGACACCACTTTTCAG GAAGTAACACCAGACAGTGGGATTGAGACACCGACGATTAGCGTGGGAAAGCAGTTGATGAGGAACCATGTAAGGAATCTCCTCAATGTACTAAGTCCGAAGGAGAGAAGGATCATTAAGCTGAGATTTGGGATTGATGGAGGGAAACAGAGGTCATTGTCGGAAATAGGAGAGATTTACGGACTGTCGAAGGAGAGGGTAAGACAGCTAGAGAGCCGGGCATTGTACAGGCTTAAACAGAACATGAGCAGTCATGGACTCCATGCTTATTCTGATTTGCTTATCTAG